The DNA segment TTTTGCTGTTTATCCTAATTTAGAGAAAAACTTTTGAGGAATTTTTACAGAGTCACATGCCCAGATTTTCCCTTTGAATATTAACAGaacttaacaaatattaattcaggAAAATAACCATAATTGAATTgcagattttagattttatatcTGAATGGTGCATGTAAATAGCTACACAGTAAATTCATATTGTTGTTTTAACTTAACCTTCATGCataagtgaaagaagaaagggtaTATTTTGGGAAAGACTcattaattatttgaatttaattccTTAGAATTTTGCCAGTGAAAAGGAAaacacatagaaaaagaaattatatatatatatatatatgttattatatattataatatatatatacataatatataaatggATTCACTGACTATTCTGCAGACAGGTGGAGTAACAATTTGATGTGCTTGGTTAGGTAGTGATTATCCTAACCATACTTAACGTGACTTGCCCAGtaggtggatgctgatacataacgggggcaaggagtgagggaagaatggaggaactttggattgggcagagggcaatgaggggagggaagaggatggggagtgggaaagatggtagaatgagacagaaatcattaccctatggacatgtatgattacatgaatggtgtaactgcacatcatgtacaaccagacaaatgaaaagttgtactccatttgtgtacaatgaatcaaaatgcattccactgtcatgtataactaaatagaatgaattttttaaaagcatgtaatTATTTCTTAACTCTGTTGCCTATTTTTCACTAAAAAGTTCAGGGATAATCTTTTGAACTGCATTCAATTTAATAAATAACTAGATAAATTGTGATATCacattagttttaatttgcatgttccAGATGTGTAATGATGTCAAGCAGGTTTTCATGTCCTTATTTCACATGAATACATACTTCAGGGAGTTTTCCCTTTGcaactttgtccatttttaattggtttatttgatttgtttttatatgttgagAGCCTGTCATGTATGAAATACATACAAAtcttttatcagatatgtgattgGAAAATATTTGGTACATTGATTATCTTTTCCTTGTATAAGATATTATACAAGACCATTGTACCAATGCCTTTGTGCAGATTGACCCAGggaacaagaagtaaaatctatTCTCCTTCAAGGTAAGTTGGAAAAATTTTTATGAACAGCACTGTCAGCTGTATTATATGTGCTTCTTCAGTCATTTTGAGTGGAACAACACTATTTTCATACAAAGAATAACATTTGAGGTAGACCCTAGGAAAGAATACCATTTCAATTGCAAATTAGTTAGGGAGGTATTGAAATAACAAGGAATCCTCTCTGGAGATAATTGTATAAACAAAGCATAGAGTAGAGAAAGTACAGTTTGTCCAGAGGTTTTCAGTAACACATTTTGGCTATAACATAGATTGCCTTAGAATTTTAGAGAAAGTGATTCTAGAGTTATGACAAGGTTGTTTTGGAGAAGACATCACATAATTCAGGGTGAgcaaacaagttaaaaaaatactgtgCATACATGTAATCTGTACATTCACAAGAGGAAATATACATacctatatatttataatcatatatattcatTGAGATCTAAatttatataccacatatatatatatataatctactAGCAAGGCATTTACTAAAAGTTGTTGAAGAAGTATATAATCTTATGTATAGTAGGAATCATCTGGCTGCAACATTTGGAAATAGGTATAGGATGAAACATTAGGGAAATAAGGTATAAGCTGAATGGAGGAGGTAAGTAAATGGAATTTTGCAAAACACACAGATGAGTAGTTTTTAAAGTGAGATCCTGATTGGTATCAGTAGGAACGTGTATGGAATTTCAATATTAAGAGGAATGACAgggtgactcaagaggctgaggcaggaggatcaaaagttcaaagccagcctcagcaatttagtaagaccctgtctaaaaacaaaacaaaaaggcttgggatgtggcCCAATGGTTAAGTTCtgctgggtttaattcctggttcAACAAAAAGAGAACAGACAGGGGCAGAAATGCAGATGGCTCACTCACACTCATTGTAAAGAGTATGGATTATGAGGAAAGCTAACAATTAAGGACCTTTCAGGCCCTTAAATATTCAAACTAACtcattttcatgtcttttccAGGTACACTCTAGGCACTATCACATTATATCTTCTGAACACTATTTGGTCTTTGGTAATACACATTTAAAGTCACTGGTTTTTGGTAATGCACGTTAATAATTTTGAGATGTTTCTGAGTTCCTTTTCttgtttacattaattttttgtttttaatttccagaagACTGAGACAATTTCCTTCACATTCTAACACTTTTCATCTCTACTCCACACTAACTTTATTCTTCAATCTCATGTTAGCTTTCTGAATTAGCGAAGCTTTTCACATTGCGTGGTGTCATACAAATCAAGCTGCAGAATGCCTTTAGAGACATCACAAACTAAGATGGACAACTCACCTCTTCTTATTACTCATAAAACAGACTGAGGTAAGAGCACCATTTTAGAATTTCGTTCTGTCTTCACTGTCAAACTTTTTTAATAATTACAATccaatttctgtttatttctccaTGAGATATGTTTGTTGACTTTCTCCAAGTTTAAGATCAACTAATtctcaataaaccaaagaaaaggaattttcttGGACTAGTAGATTTTCTGGGATTTTTCATCTGCTTAACACAGAGCTGACAACAAAATAGAGTAGTGGTGATATGAATCACCAACCTATACAACACTGCTGATTGTATTATATATCCTACTtaagttatttagaaataaattatactattttagtacttaatgaattaataaagtcACATTAAAGAACacataagtaagtaaaatattttcatttattttatgatttaattattttatggcatgtatatttgataaaattcttttaatattttcaaattaaaatatcactattttaaggattttattaGGTATATCGCCTTGTCACTAAAATACTTAAGGGGTTGATTTAATCAGAGTAAAATAAAAGCTAGACAATTTAATTACAAAGAGCTTGAAACATTTTCCCAAACAAAGACATATCCAACTGGAAAAATTCTATGAGTTTCACTCTAAAAGAGATATATTGCTATAAGTTCTAAatctttttcttcagtatttttgtCAGTGAATCTATGACTTGCTTATTTCTCAGGCTGTAGATAATTGGATTTAACACTGGAATTATGACTGTGTAAAATAAAGAGTCCATCATACCATCATCTGCTTGTTGAGATGCAGGGAGAACATACATGAAGAGAAGAGGACCATAGTATAAAGACACAGATAAAAGGTGGGctccacaggtggagaaggctttccTTATGCCTTTgacagacttcttttttaaaattgtaaagagAACTAGTGTATAAGAAACCAGAACAATCACAATGGTGAATACTTGAATTGAACCAGACAAAATAAATACCATTAGAAAATTAATAGAAGGGTCAGTACAGGAAATCTTAAACAATGGTATAATGTCACAGTAAAAGTGATGTATTATGTTGGAATTACAAAAGGTTAATCTGAATAAAAAACCTTCATGAATTAAGGAATGAAAAAAGCCACCTACAAATGATAACACTAATAGTCGGATGCATAGTCTATTGGTCATAATTACTGGATAAAGTAATGGTTTGCATATTGCTACATAGCGATCATAAGCCATTGTTCCTAACAGAAAGCATTCTGTAGTTCCACCAAATGCAAAGGCAAAAAATTGTATCATGCATTCAGAAAGCGATATTGATTTGCTCTTAGATAACAAATTGACCAACATATTGGGGGTCACGGTGGATGATATCCAAGCATCTACAAAGGCTAAACTCCCAAGGAACAAGTACATGGGGATGTGAAGGTGAGGGTCATTCCAGATGAGAGCAATCAGACCAAGATTTCCCACAATGGTGATAAGGTAGATCATCAAGAACAGCAAGAACAAGGGGACCTGCAGTCCTTGCCGATCTGTAAGTCCTGTGAGAACAAACTCTCTCAGCAatgttccattttccttttccatgtcCTCCCTAGATGTTccctgaaatgaaatgaaataaatgtgaagaaaaaaatcactaggaTTTTAAAGTGTACATTGGCAAGACAGAGTTGATTAAACTGTAACTGTACTTTTATCAAAAcaaccttttaattttctttcatattattcTAACTGATGGAAACTATTTGGAGGaattaagaatagaaataaatacctttaattataaaaatgtgatgAAATAATCTACTCTTTGAAAATGTTCCCCAAATGattaaaatgcacataaaatgatCAGTCTGTGTGTGATCTGACACTGGGAGTGATGTAGAGAATAAATAGATTCTAAAGATTTCAGAAAGTAGTCACTAGGACTTAGTCACATATTCAGTGTGAAAATAGTATTTGTGAAGGAGAGGGAAGTCACTTAATGACTATGCAATGATTATGCAAGATTGACATTGAGAGCTCAGATTCATTGACAAGTTTTAAGTGTGAACATTCTCTCGATACCCAGGTAAGAGGTACTTCATGACATGATTTTACTAGTGTAATACAAATAATGACTTTGAAGTCATTGAGATAGGTGAGGAAATTAGTTATAGATTATTTGTCCGTCAAAGAATACACAAACagtaagaaaaggaagagcaagTAAAAAGCTTGAGAAAAAAAGGTCATAAAGGTCATGGATGCCATTTATTAGACAGTCAACACTTAATCCCCTTTTCTATGATATTATTCCTAGAGATAGTACATTTGACCTAGGTTTGTTCACGCAAATCCACCCAACCCAGATTTGGCTATGGAGAATTGTAGACATACATGAACAAAAGCCAATTTTAGTGATAAAGGCatctcagacaaaaaaaaaaaatatatatatatcaaaactcAAAACTATGCATCCCACATTCATATCAACCACATTGATAATGAGAACTGTGATGTAAGAAGTTCAATAGCAATAAGAGCCACCCTGTGAGAAAATGATTTTGACCACTGACTGGCTGTCTTGCTTCCTTCTGTCCTTATCATTGGAGGAATCCATCTGATTCCTTCAATTTTTTAGATTAGATCCAATTTCTATTCAataaactcatttattatttcaaatcaaAACCCTTGATGCTCAAAAGGGTGATGCAGGACAGACAAACCAACACTGAGTAGGGTGATTAAAGAAAGAAGCTAGAGGGAAACTAGAAAACTGTGCTGTAgacatgaacaaaggaaagttattaaaaattataaaataaaatacaatgtaaaatGTCAAAGTAAGTGCTCCAGGGAGATAAAAATTGAAGAGAGATTACtgagtacaaaaattaagacaatTTTAGTTGCTATGTTGGTAGCACTTTCTTTTATGTAATAGAATTAAGgttaataaagtaaattaagtAAATAACAGGAAGGAAATGGGAAGCAAATGGCACAGGAGTGAGTAAACAGGGCACTCCATGAAATGCAGAGAGTAGGTAGCATTTGCCACTCACACTaagattttttctcctttaacatatttaaacagaattttcaaaagaaaggagAACCAAGGGAGAGGACcatgggaggggaggagaggagagtaaTACaaccagagaagaaaagaaatagaagtggaaagagaaatttgggtgggtgagaagaaaataagaggggGTAAGAGAACATGACAAGGAAAAATGAAGTTAGACATGGAAAAATGCAGgaaagacaaaccaaagaaaagggaaagaaggaatatCAGAAGATGCCTGAAAAATCAATGGGAAAAGTTCACATTTGGATTGAAAATATGTATTAACCCTAGTGTGTTCATTAACTGCTGTCGGAGaatctttcccctttttttttttaatttcagtttattttctgtgACATTCATTTATAAGTAAGAGactgactttaaattttatcttgctCATAAATATATTGACACTGCCTGAAATTTCATTCTATATTTAAGTGTTGTTTGATCTTTTATTACAGCAACTAGATTTCTCTAGAAATCTTGCTAGTTTTATTTGAGAGCACTTTCTTCTCCACCAGGTTTATTTTGGAGGAATAAAATTAACCAAAGAACAGATTCAGGCatagaaaacataaagaacaCATGTCAAGAATTCTActtacttttacttcttttactttttttttacttttactataaagtaaaattttatatggaaCAAATTTCCTTCCATGAAAtctcaaattacaaaataaatgaaaatgttcaaattGAGTTTCATGTGGGTACTTTTCAAATCATGAATGCTTGACACGTACAGGATGGACATGTTCTGCATACTTCCTGATATACATGCACATCTATGCAATTAGTATTGCTatacataagaaatatttaaagaaagatatGTGTACTTCTATAAATGTTCAATTCtacatatatttcagtatttccaTCTctcaatattatattattataatatggatattttatataatagctatatattatatattgactATATTTATGACCTGTATTTGAtacattaatataatatacattgAATATTATGTCTTATTCAATTGATAGATGAATGTacttatacattatatataatatattatttaatggaATATATTCAATTTATATATCCATATACACTAGATATTATGCCTATATGtttattcaaaagaggagaagacaaagaagagtaaatatttcttaatagTACTTAAAAGTTTTAATCAGAAATGTAATTACTCAAAGTGGATTATTATATTAGAATCTTCACAAATATTTCTTATGTAAGAATCATTATGCCTTGAATCTTTAAACATATTTCTGAGTCCTTTCAACATTCTAGTTCACCAGAACTTATAAAGTTAC comes from the Sciurus carolinensis chromosome 9, mSciCar1.2, whole genome shotgun sequence genome and includes:
- the LOC124993031 gene encoding olfactory receptor 186; its protein translation is MEKENGTLLREFVLTGLTDRQGLQVPLFLLFLMIYLITIVGNLGLIALIWNDPHLHIPMYLFLGSLAFVDAWISSTVTPNMLVNLLSKSKSISLSECMIQFFAFAFGGTTECFLLGTMAYDRYVAICKPLLYPVIMTNRLCIRLLVLSFVGGFFHSLIHEGFLFRLTFCNSNIIHHFYCDIIPLFKISCTDPSINFLMVFILSGSIQVFTIVIVLVSYTLVLFTILKKKSVKGIRKAFSTCGAHLLSVSLYYGPLLFMYVLPASQQADDGMMDSLFYTVIIPVLNPIIYSLRNKQVIDSLTKILKKKI